The following coding sequences lie in one Drosophila sulfurigaster albostrigata strain 15112-1811.04 chromosome 2R, ASM2355843v2, whole genome shotgun sequence genomic window:
- the LOC133835520 gene encoding LOW QUALITY PROTEIN: mitochondrial nicotinamide adenine dinucleotide transporter SLC25A51 (The sequence of the model RefSeq protein was modified relative to this genomic sequence to represent the inferred CDS: deleted 1 base in 1 codon) — MKAADVAVLSSSSSSTTSSSSSSTTSDESTPADVSVAGAVIISPRSPGNVFLDRFFGAFQWEEFACGCGSAFVNIAVTYPIYKLIFRQMLHGVPVGSALLQLRHEGLGFLYRGMLPPLAQKTISLSIMFGVFDGTRRYLVEDYRLNDHGAKVIAGVVAGSVESILLPFERVQTLLADSKFHRYFSNTQSAFRYVVTNYGFRELYRGIEPVFWRNGLSNALFFMLREEASVRLPKRKSVSSRTAQEFFAGAVIGASISTLFYPLNVIKVSLQSDMGHRTEGSWHACKRIYRERDSRIGNFYRGCAFNTGRSFISWGIMNTAYENLKKLFHQRRLHPPTTQLSSNK, encoded by the exons atgaaagcTGCCGATGTTGCTGTGCTatcatcctcatcctcctccaccacctcctcatcgtcgtcatcaacAACAAGTGACGAATCAACGCCGGCGGATGTGTCAGTAGCGGGTGCTGTTATTATTTCACCCCGCAGCCCTGGAAATGTCTTTCTGGATCGCTTCTTTGGCGCCTTCCAATGGGAGGAATTCGCCTGTGGCTGCGGTTCCGCATTCGTCAACATCGCTGTCACATATCCCATCTACAAACTCATATTCCGGCAAATGCTGCACGGCGTTCCCGTGGGATCGGCGTTACTGCAGCTGCGTCACGAGGGTCTGGGATTCCTATATCGCGGCATGTTGCCGCCGCTTGCACAAAAAACGATCTCGCTGTCCATCATGTTTGGTGTCTTCGATGGCACGCGACGTTATCTGGTCGAGGATTATCGTCTAAACGATCATGGGGCTAAAGTCATAGCTGGAGTTGTTGCCGGCAGCGTGGAATCAATTTTATTGCCATTCGAACGTGTCCAAACGCTGCTGGCTGATTCAAAGTTCCATCGGTATTTCTCCAACACGCAGAGTGCGTTTAG ATATGTAGTTACGAATTATGGATTTCGGGAGCTGTACAGGGGCATTGAACCAGTATTTTGGCGCAACGGCTTGTCGAATGCGCTGTTCTTCATGCTGCGCGAGGAGGCCAGTGTTCGTTTACCAAAGAGG AAATCGGTATCGAGCAGAACTGCACAAGAA TTTTTTGCTGGTGCCGTCATCGGTGCTAGCATCAGCACATTGTTTTATCCATTGAATGTGATCAAGGTGTCGCTGCAAAGTGATATGGGTCATCGAACGGAGGGCAGTTGGCATGCCTGCAAACGAATCTATCGGGAACGCGACAGTCGGATTGGCAACTTTTATCGGGGCTGTGCATTCAATACGGGACGCTCCTTCATCAGTTGGGGCATCATGAATACCGCCTATGAGAACCTGAAGAAGCTGTTCCATCAGCGTAGACTGCATCCGCCAACAACGCAGTTGTCATCGAACAAGTAG
- the LOC133835527 gene encoding large ribosomal subunit protein eL32: MTIRPAYRPTIVKKRTKHFIRHQSDRYAKLSHKWRKPKGIDNRVRRRFKGQYLMPNIGYGSNKRTRHMLPTGFKKFLVHNVKELEVLLMQNRVYCAEIAHGVSSKKRKEIVERAKQLSVRLTNPNGRLRSQENE, from the exons ATGACCATTCGTCCAGCATACAGGCCCACGATTGTGAAGAAGCGCACCAAGCACTTCATTCGCCACCAGTCGGATCGTTATGCTAAGTTGTCG CACAAATGGCGCAAGCCCAAGGGTATCGACAACAGAGTGCGTCGTCGCTTCAAGGGCCAATACCTGATGCCCAACATCGGTTACGGTTCCAACAAGCGTACCCGCCACATGCTGCCCACAGGCTTCAAGAAGTTCCTCGTCCACAACGTCAAGGAACTGGAAGTGCTGCTCATGCAGAACCGCGTCTACTGCGCTGAGATTGCGCACGGCGTCTCGTCGAAGAAGCGCAAGGAGATTGTTGAGCGTGCCAAGCAATTGTCGGTGCGTCTAACAAATCCCAACGGTCGTCTGCGTTCCCAGGAGAACGAATAA
- the LOC133835518 gene encoding LOW QUALITY PROTEIN: serendipity locus protein delta (The sequence of the model RefSeq protein was modified relative to this genomic sequence to represent the inferred CDS: deleted 1 base in 1 codon), with protein MNSCFFCGAVDLHGTADYKMLASKVPSSHKSIGVVLTHLASCMKMQLDLKDDTQFCPKCFKDLADYDTIMVNLMVSQKRLTKQLKAALTNDFVDDMLVEYTNKTAQEATDGDGDAEAEALFVELVKEEEEEDGEAAEDDNSMEIKEEFEDEYDDDDDVDEDEEFICEDKSDEAVKLEDFASKQGKFQNIPKRMKQECSTCSKAFNSRYQLQKHITEEHCKTQTHVCPICGIIRRDEEYLELHMNVHEGKTEKQCRYCPKSFSRPVNTLRHMRMHWDKKKYQCEKCGLRFSQDNLLYNHRLRHEAEENPIICSICNVSFKSRKTFNHHTLIHKENRPRHYCSVCPKSFTERYTLKMHMKTHDGDVVYGVREDVPTDDQVVEELQVDVDESEQAVTVIMSDNDDNSSALCLICSTNFENKKELEHHLQFDHDVVLK; from the exons aTGAATTCATGCTTCTTTTGCGGAGCCGTCGATCTGCATGGTACTGCTGATTATAAAATGCTAGCTTCTAAAGTACCATCCTCACATAAGAGCATCGGTGTGGTGCTCACACATCTTGCCAGCTGCATGAAAATGCAACTTGATTTGAAGGATGATACACAATTCTGTCCCAAATGTTTTAAGGATTTAGCCGACTACGACACGATTATGGTGAATTTAATGGTGTCTCAA AAGAGACTAACCAAACAATTGAAGGCAGCACTTACAAATGATTTCGTAGACGACATGTTAGttgaatataccaataaaaCGGCTCAAGAAGCCaccgacggcgacggcgacgcgGAAGCTGAAGCTCTATTCGTAGAGCTTGTtaaggaggaagaggaggaggacggGGAGGCAGCAGAGGATGATAATAGCATGGAGATCAAAGAAGAGTTCGAGGACGAgtacgacgatgacgatgatgtaGATGAGGATGAGGAATTCATATGTGAAGATAAGTCCGACGAGGCCGTTAAACTAGAGGATTTCGCCAGCAAGCAAGGCAAATTTCAGAACATTCCCAAGCGCATGAAACAAGAGTGCAGCACTTGCTCCAAAGCCTTCAACTCTCGTTATCAACTTCAGAAACACATCACCGAGGAGCACTGcaagacacaaacacacgtcTGTCCAATTTGTGGCATCATTCGTCGCGACGAGGAATATCTGGAGCTGCACATGAACGTACACGAAGGCAAGACAGAGAAACAGTGTCGCTACTGTCCCAAGAGTTTCTCACGTCCAGTAAACACGTTGCGACACATGCGCATGCACTGGGATAAGAAGAAGTATCAATGTGAGAAGTGTGGACTACGATTCTCACAGGATAATCTGCTTTATAATCATCGATTACGACACGAGGCCGAAGAGAATCCCATCATCTGCAGCATTTGCAATGTCTCGTTCAAGTCACGCAAGACCTTCAATCATCACACGCTCATCCACAAAGAGAATCGTCCCAGACATTATTGCTCAGTTTGTCCCAAATCATTCACCGAACGCTACACTCTGAAGATGCACATGAAAACCCATGATGGCGATGTGGTTTATGGGGTACGAGAAGACGTTCCAACGGATGATCAGGTGGTTGAGGAACTGCAGGTGGATGTCGATGAATCGGAGCAAGCCGTCACTGTTATAATGTCCGACAATGATGATAATTCGTCGGCCTTGTGTCTGATATGTAGCACCAACTTTGAGAATAAAAAGGAACTGGAACATCATTTGCAATTCGATCATGACGTTGTTCTCAAGTAG
- the LOC133835514 gene encoding serendipity locus protein alpha — protein MQLASTSSVEYRTLYEMDKLFNQLRICTELIEEGSRGNISWLNEFCAAFHTFASKFKLYLPELAPRYEIDGNVKIHVETIFLCFTQVLTCITQLERIINIEENIGEDTRLFTTRSHFLNRIDWCVKRLNASLYQISEEVATSSQVKLEDLSFVELLDMSLDKLETYNEIVGENKDGDNEDATPVQAHDQLYSEVNQIVKHALAFANVALAADEKALRAICETVLEDCSVFQKNFDASNAGDRKLEALTLQRALYSLETYLNEALLRLILTSLLDVEEISITRLKNVLHHGEAPEVMINKLISDFDMNMDRIQQIGVIAIAFTEDVKTKTIVRSCLASMESLDSCIVPAFQLQTSSNGIQHADVLEHHFIEEIVIFRNVIHEIIDSRALISSYLDMLADSIRIADKNCPKDQLLKIAQMGDILYQHFQLKLNYQELGEDGQRLHQDFVAILRECQAVLELSTQIDPKRIIKRLKILHSVLTKLRDGFGRHEVLGSSCPNGNFSTVLNKTLSYSSRQKSSFSKTRNIIPSDTLDNESDLISFELTEVLKIN, from the coding sequence ATGCAGTTGGCCTCTACTTCATCAGTCGAGTATCGAACTTTGTACGAGATGGACAAGTTATTCAACCAGTTGAGAATCTGCACGGAGCTAATTGAAGAAGGAAGCAGGGGAAATATTTCCTGGCTAAACGAATTTTGTGCTGCGTTCCATACTTTTGccagcaaatttaaattgtatttgccaGAGTTGGCACCGCGTTACGAAATCGATGGCAATGTAAAGATCCATGTGGAGACGATTTTCCTGTGCTTTACCCAAGTGCTCACATGCATCACCCAGCTGGAACGTATCATCAACATTGAGGAAAACATTGGCGAAGACACACGACTTTTCACCACTCGATCGCACTTTCTAAATCGCATTGATTGGTGTGTAAAACGTTTGAATGCTTCGCTCTATCAGATATCTGAGGAGGTGGCTACTAGCAGTCAGGTGAAGCTGGAGGATTTGTCTTTTGTGGAGCTGCTTGATATGTCGCTCGATAAACTGGAGACATACAATGAAATTGTGGGTGAAAATAAAGATGGTGATAATGAAGATGCAACTCCAGTCCAGGCACATGATCAGCTTTATAGTGAAGTCAATCAGATTGTGAAACATGCCTTGGCATTTGCCAATGTAGCACTTGCAGCTGATGAGAAGGCATTACGGGCAATCTGTGAGACAGTCTTGGAGGACTGCTCCGTCTTTCAGAAAAACTTTGATGCATCAAATGCTGGTGATCGCAAGTTGGAGGCTTTGACGTTGCAGCGTGCATTATATTCCCTGGAAACGTATCTTAATGAGGCACTGCTGCGTTTGATTCTTACGAGTCTGCTGGATGTGGAGGAAATCTCTATAACCCGGTTGAAAAACGTGCTGCACCACGGTGAAGCTCCCGAGGTGATGATCAATAAACTCATCTCGGACTTTGATATGAATATGGATCGTATACAGCAAATTGGAGTCATTGCCATTGCTTTCACGGAAGATGTCAAGACCAAGACTATTGTACGCAGTTGCTTGGCGTCCATGGAATCGCTAGATTCCTGCATAGTTCCAGCTTTTCAGCTCCAGACCTCGAGCAATGGAATCCAACATGCGGATGTATTGGAGCATCATTTTATCGAGGAGATTGTGATATTCCGCAATGTCATCCATGAGATCATTGACAGTAGAGCCCTGATAAGCAGTTATTTGGATATGCTAGCCGATAGCATTCGTATTGCCGATAAAAATTGCCCAAAGGATCAGTTGCTAAAGATCGCCCAAATGGGAGATATTTTGTAccaacattttcaattgaagCTGAATTATCAAGAACTTGGCGAAGATGGTCAGCGTTTGCATCAGGATTTTGTTGCAATATTGCGAGAATGTCAAGCAGTTCTAGAACTATCTACTCAAATTGACCCGAAACGTATTATAAAGCGTTTAAAAATTCTGCACTCTGTGTTGACAAAATTACGAGACGGTTTTGGTAGACATGAGGTTCTGGGTTCTTCCTGTCCTAATGGCAACTTCTCAACAGTATTGAACAAGACACTGAGTTATTCTTCGCGTCAGAAGAGCTCTTTTTCGAAAACCCGTAATATAATTCCTTCGGACACATTGGATAATGAAAGTGATCTAATAAGTTTTGAACTGACAGAGGttctcaaaattaattaa
- the LOC133835521 gene encoding serendipity locus protein beta: protein MSSTRPFCFVCGKIKSVGVFQLIEGCIVPGTFKPIKDILKYFEKVINQRLDLTPTSAACRDCLEYLFNYDRLVRNLSQVQRQIANSLLSCRKKKPFALAAKKDVVTKAKDVKSRLAAEEKPPKPEPPEDQYSSAFGEDQQQQDDYAFSDLNSEDSTESSEEEANLDIPCHICGELFSNQDCLEKHIKSDNCQKNEYATCNICGLKVKDEEVLDLHMNLHEGKTELECRYCSKKFSHKRNVLRHMEVHWDKKKYQCEKCGERFSLSWLMYNHLMRHDAEEHALICEVCHQQFKTKRTYKHHLRTHQTDRPRYQCPDCEKSFVDKYTLKVHKRVHLPVEASQAT from the exons ATGAGCTCAACACGACCGTTCTGTTTTGTATGTGGTAAAATTAAGTCTGTTGGCGTCTTTCAGCTCATTGAAG GCTGCATTGTACCTGGTACATTCAAGCCCATCAAAGATATACTCAAGTATTTTGAGAAAGTCATCAATCAACGCTTGGATTTGACACCCACATCAGCCGCTTGCCGGGATTGCCTGGAATATCTTTTTAACTACGATCGCCTTGTACGCAATCTTAGCCAGGTGCAGCGTCAAATTGCCAACTCACTGCTGAGTTGTCGCAAAAAGAAGCCGTTTGCCCTGGCGGCCAAAAAAGATGTGGTCACAAAAGCCAAGGATGTGAAATCAAGGCTTGCGGCGGAAGAAAAGCCGCCCAAACCGGAGCCACCGGAAGATCAATATTCTTCGGCATTTGGCGAagaccagcaacagcaagatgATTACGCATTCAGTGATCTTAACAGCGAGGATAGCACCGAGTCATCGGAGGAAGAGGCAAATCTGGATATTCCCTGTCACATCTGCGGTGAGCTGTTCTCCAATCAAGATTGCTTGGAGAAGCACATCAAGTCGGACAATTGCCAAAAGAATGAATATGCCACCTGCAACATCTGCGGACTCAAGGTCAAGGATGAGGAAGTCCTTGACCTGCACATGAATCTGCACGAGGGCAAGACTGAGTTGGAGTGTCGTTACTGCTCCAAAAAGTTCTCGCACAAACGCAACGTGTTGCGTCACATGGAAGTGCATTGggacaaaaagaaatatcagTGCGAAAAGTGTGGAGAACGTTTCTCGCTATCCTGGCTGATGTACAATCATCTGATGCGACACGATGCCGAGGAGCATGCCCTAATCTGTGAGGTCTGTCATCAGCAGTTCAAAACGAAACGCACCTACAAACATCATCTGCGAACCCATCAAACGGATCGACCTCGCTACCAATGCCCCGATTGTGAGAAGTCCTTTGTGGACAAATATACGTTAAAGGTGCACAAGCGTGTGCATTTACCTGTTGAGGCATCACAAGCCACATAA
- the LOC133835528 gene encoding LOW QUALITY PROTEIN: sex-regulated protein janus-A (The sequence of the model RefSeq protein was modified relative to this genomic sequence to represent the inferred CDS: deleted 1 base in 1 codon): MTEESLKAVPLVDIDDCGIFKYVLIKIFGNETGEGKEPSTTVVRGYADCTWHADIYERVQEIVKKGSLDTECLGGGRIEHNPDKKYIKIYGYSQGFGKADHLESKRILQTKYKDYEIEASDEGY; the protein is encoded by the exons ATGACTGAAGAAAGCCTTAAAGCAGTGCCGTTGGTGGATATCGAtgattgtggtatatttaaatatgtgcTAATTAAAATCTTTGGTAATGAAACCGGCGAAGGCAAGGAACCCAGCACAACTGTAGTTCGCGGCTATGCGGATTGCACTTGGCATG CTGACATCTATGAGCGCGTTCAGGAGATTGTAAAAAAAGGATCA TTGGATACGGAATGTCTTGGCGGTGGTCGCATCGAACACAATCCCGACAAGAAGTACATAAAAATCTATGGCTACTCGCAG GGATTTGGAAAAGCCGACCACTTGGAATCCAAGAGAATTTTACAAACTAAATACAAAGACTACGAAATCGAGGCATCCGATGAGggatattaa
- the LOC133835526 gene encoding sex-regulated protein janus-B-like isoform X2, with product MCFVRLQTPLRVASNQILRCASQSAGKVLITTPKVAITDGSLNYLLVSIYIHGETLFARTLVRGHKDSHKSLFENFKNDMAEVGLCTKPLGGGMMEVNDKARTIKIKGACQTFGKADHYKAKEILKSFKKYENYKISVRS from the exons ATGTGTTTTGTTAGGCTCCAGACTCCACTTCGAGTTGCATCGAACCAGATCC TAAGGTGTGCAAGTCAATCTGCTGGCAAGGTATTAATAACGACGCCTAAAGTTGCAATTACCGATGGAAGTCTAAATTATTTGCTAGTTTCAATCTACATTCATGGCGAGACACTTTTTGCAAGGACACTTGTGCGAGGCCACAAGGATTCGCATA AGTCATTGTtcgaaaatttcaaaaatgatATGGCAGAAGTTGGCCTGTGCACGAAGCCTCTTGGTGGAGGTATGATGGAGGTCAATGATAAGGCACGAACCATCAAAATTAAAGGAGCATGTCAG ACTTTTGGAAAAGCGGATCACTACAAAGCAAAGGAAATTCTCAAGTCttttaagaaatatgaaaactaCAAGATTTCGGTGCGGTCTTAA
- the LOC133835526 gene encoding sex-regulated protein janus-B-like isoform X1, with translation MCFVRLQTPLRVASNQILRCASQSAGKVLITTPKVAITDGSLNYLLVSIYIHGETLFARTLVRGHKDSHKSLFENFKNDMAEVGLCTKPLGGGMMEVNDKARTIKIKGACQVIKPFIYVNFVLLSTDIFYRLLEKRITTKQRKFSSLLRNMKTTRFRCGLN, from the exons ATGTGTTTTGTTAGGCTCCAGACTCCACTTCGAGTTGCATCGAACCAGATCC TAAGGTGTGCAAGTCAATCTGCTGGCAAGGTATTAATAACGACGCCTAAAGTTGCAATTACCGATGGAAGTCTAAATTATTTGCTAGTTTCAATCTACATTCATGGCGAGACACTTTTTGCAAGGACACTTGTGCGAGGCCACAAGGATTCGCATA AGTCATTGTtcgaaaatttcaaaaatgatATGGCAGAAGTTGGCCTGTGCACGAAGCCTCTTGGTGGAGGTATGATGGAGGTCAATGATAAGGCACGAACCATCAAAATTAAAGGAGCATGTCAGGTAATAAAGCCCTTTATTTATGTCAACTTTGTTCTACTTAGTACTGACATTTTTTACAGACTTTTGGAAAAGCGGATCACTACAAAGCAAAGGAAATTCTCAAGTCttttaagaaatatgaaaactaCAAGATTTCGGTGCGGTCTTAATTGA